The Lutra lutra chromosome 15, mLutLut1.2, whole genome shotgun sequence genome includes a region encoding these proteins:
- the EFNA4 gene encoding ephrin-A4: protein MLAAGFCPVRTTAQPSTPGRCKTPCQPPVAKSSPPCARPPEAAPPSRPSCRTRIGLLFSEPRSRGGAGRRLPRSQGRAPASSSSPAPPEGLGTKALCTGRNHLISWTSGMGPRGPPARREAKRAGTGRTRPERTPGAMRLLPLLRTVLWAALLSSALRGGSGLRHAVYWNSSNPRLLGGDAVVELDLNDYLDIFCPHYEGPGPPDGPETFALYMVDRPGYEACQAQGPGAFKRWECALPFAPFGPVRFSEKIQRFTPFSLGFEFLPGETYYYISVPAPDSSGKCLRLQVSVCCRESKSESAHPVGSPGESGTSGWQGGGALSPLCLLLLLLLPILRLLRVL from the exons ATGCTCGCGGCCGGTTTCTGCCCGGTCCGGACGACTGCGCAACCCAGTACCCCAGGGCGCTGTAAAACCCCGTGCCAGCCCCCGGTCGCCAAGTCCTCGCCCCCGTGTGCGCGGCCCCCAGAGGCGGCCCCCCCCAGCCGGCCCAGCTGCCGGACGCG GATCGGGCTGCTGTTCTCGGAGCCCCGGAGCCGGGGCGGAGCGGGGCGGCGGCTCCCACGATCCCAAGGCCGtgcacctgcctcctcctcctcccctgccccacctgaGGGCTTGGGAACAAAGGCGCTTTGTACCGGCCGCAACCACCTCATCTCTTGGACTTCGGGAATGGGGCCGCGTGGGCCCCCAGCCCGGAGAGAAG CGAAGCGGGCCGGGACCGGCCGGACCAGACCAGAGCGGACCCCGGGGGCGATGCGGCTGCTGCCCCTGCTGCGGACTGTCCTCTGGGCCGCGCTCCTCAGCTCCGCGCTGCGAGGGGGCTCCGGCCTCCGCCACGCCGTCTACTGGAACTCCAGTAACCCCAG gcttcttggaggagaCGCCGTGGTGGAGCTGGACCTCAACGATTACCTAGACATCTTCTGCCCGCACTACGAGGGGCCAGGGCCCCCTGACGGCCCCGAGACCTTTGCTTTATACATGGTGGACCGCCCAGGCTATGAGGCCTGCCAGGCCCAGGGCCCTGGCGCCTTCAAGCGCTGGGAGTGCGCCCTCCCCTTTGCTCCCTTTGGCCCCGTTCGGTTCTCTGAGAAGATTCAGCGCTTTACACCCTTCTCCCTTGGCTTCGAGTTCCTGCCCGGAGAAACCTACTATTACATCT cgGTTCCGGCTCCGGACAGTTCTGGCAAGTGCTTGAGGCTCCAGGTGTCCGTCTGCTGCAGGGAGAGCA aGTCGGAGTCCGCCCACCCTGTCGGAAGCCCTGGAGAGAGCGGCACCTCAGGGTGGCAAGGAGGAGGCGCTCTCAGCCCCCTCTGTCtcttgctgctgttgctgcttccGATTCTGCGTCTCCTTCGAGTTCTCTGA